From the Rhodopirellula bahusiensis genome, one window contains:
- the metF gene encoding methylenetetrahydrofolate reductase [NAD(P)H] — MICSMTLASVYQSTDCAISFELFPPKTSEGVDLLCKNVERLMQFSPKYFTCTYGAGGSSRGTTLEVLQKVKQITKLPVASHLTCVGSTVEELEGYLTEAGQTGVDYIVALRGDPPKGTTQFEVTDGGLKYANELVELIRGRFSDLGIAVAGYPETHQEAVDFETDLTNLKRKVDAGADIVITQLFYDNDDFYRFRDACQKVGIEVPIVPGILPVTNFKQAKRIASMCKAAIPQSLESAMSESEDTQHQFRVGVEHARQQTIDLVNNGVPGIHYYVLNKSEAAADLLDGLQL; from the coding sequence GTGATTTGTTCGATGACTCTGGCTTCTGTCTATCAGTCCACCGATTGTGCGATTTCGTTTGAGCTTTTCCCGCCCAAGACCTCCGAGGGTGTGGATCTGCTTTGCAAAAACGTCGAGCGGTTGATGCAGTTCAGCCCGAAGTACTTCACATGCACTTATGGCGCAGGTGGTTCGAGCCGCGGGACGACGCTGGAAGTCCTGCAAAAGGTCAAGCAAATCACAAAGTTGCCCGTTGCATCACACCTGACATGCGTTGGTTCGACGGTAGAAGAACTGGAGGGTTACCTCACCGAGGCCGGCCAGACCGGAGTCGATTACATCGTTGCGTTGCGTGGAGATCCACCCAAAGGCACAACGCAGTTTGAGGTGACGGACGGTGGTCTGAAATACGCGAATGAATTGGTGGAATTGATTCGAGGTCGATTCAGCGATCTGGGGATCGCGGTCGCTGGATATCCCGAAACGCACCAGGAGGCGGTGGACTTTGAGACCGATCTGACCAATTTGAAACGGAAGGTCGACGCGGGCGCCGACATCGTCATCACGCAGTTGTTCTACGACAACGACGATTTCTATCGGTTCCGGGACGCCTGCCAAAAGGTCGGAATTGAAGTACCGATCGTTCCGGGCATTCTGCCGGTCACCAATTTCAAGCAGGCGAAACGAATCGCTTCGATGTGCAAGGCAGCGATTCCACAATCACTGGAATCGGCGATGTCGGAATCGGAAGACACTCAGCATCAATTCCGCGTTGGCGTCGAGCACGCTCGCCAGCAAACAATTGATCTGGTGAACAATGGTGTCCCCGGGATCCATTATTACGTTCTGAACAAAAGCGAAGCCGCCGCTGATCTGCTGGACGGGCTTCAACTGTAG
- a CDS encoding phytanoyl-CoA dioxygenase family protein → MNDNGSSSDSQFAIIPDRESIETVQRDIRFFPTENTSPQLLSPDQIEAWNRDGYLGPLDVLDANESASLREYFDALLAETMAAGKDSYSISSAHLKHARVWDLLQHPKLVSYVSDLLGENVIGWGSHFFCKMPGDGKRVDWHQDASYWPLTPTKAVTVWLAIDDADLDNGGMEVFTGSHEHGLIDFDMTDSDSGNVLDQVVSEPEKYGAHRLTPVHAGQVSIHSDLLVHGSASNQSDRRRCGLTLRYCPADVTAYLGWEKKGVIVSGTAAADKWPGAQRPESFVS, encoded by the coding sequence ATGAACGACAACGGCTCCTCCTCCGACTCTCAATTCGCGATCATCCCCGATCGTGAGTCGATCGAAACGGTTCAACGTGATATCCGTTTTTTTCCCACTGAAAACACGTCGCCTCAGTTGCTGAGCCCCGATCAAATCGAGGCTTGGAACCGAGATGGGTACCTCGGGCCGCTCGATGTCCTCGATGCAAACGAGTCCGCTTCTCTGCGTGAGTACTTTGATGCGTTGCTGGCAGAGACGATGGCGGCGGGAAAAGACAGCTACTCGATCAGCAGCGCTCACTTGAAACACGCACGCGTTTGGGATTTGTTACAGCACCCAAAATTGGTCAGCTACGTTTCAGACTTGTTGGGTGAAAACGTGATCGGTTGGGGATCTCATTTCTTCTGCAAAATGCCCGGGGACGGCAAGCGTGTCGATTGGCATCAGGACGCCAGCTATTGGCCGCTGACTCCAACAAAAGCGGTGACCGTTTGGTTGGCGATCGACGACGCCGATTTGGACAACGGTGGAATGGAAGTCTTCACCGGTTCTCACGAACATGGGCTGATTGACTTTGACATGACCGATTCCGATTCAGGCAACGTCCTGGACCAAGTCGTCAGTGAACCGGAGAAGTATGGGGCGCACCGCTTAACGCCTGTCCATGCTGGCCAGGTGTCGATTCACAGTGACCTGTTGGTTCACGGATCGGCGTCCAACCAGAGTGATCGCAGACGTTGCGGTCTGACGCTTCGATATTGTCCAGCGGACGTGACCGCGTATCTGGGTTGGGAAAAGAAGGGAGTGATCGTTTCGGGCACCGCCGCGGCGGACAAGTGGCCGGGAGCTCAACGCCCTGAATCGTTTGTTTCTTGA
- a CDS encoding TadE family protein, translating into MPLPNSKRGNEHVPIRRPSRRRSGVATVEFAVCLPVLILLVFGSIEASSMIFLKQSLNVAAYESTREAIRDGRSNADAAARARSILDSRGIVGYRITYPNGESLDADRAAEVMTSVTASSARNSPLLGRFLTDRQLTVNTVMLKQ; encoded by the coding sequence ATGCCTTTACCCAACTCCAAACGAGGGAACGAACATGTTCCCATTCGACGCCCAAGCCGTCGTCGCTCCGGTGTGGCTACGGTTGAATTTGCCGTTTGCTTGCCAGTCTTGATCCTGCTGGTCTTTGGTTCCATCGAAGCATCCAGCATGATCTTCTTAAAACAGTCACTCAACGTGGCAGCATATGAATCCACACGCGAAGCGATTCGTGATGGACGAAGCAATGCTGATGCCGCGGCACGAGCTCGATCGATCCTCGATTCTCGCGGCATCGTCGGCTACCGAATCACGTACCCCAATGGCGAATCACTGGACGCCGATCGCGCTGCTGAGGTCATGACATCGGTGACCGCTTCGAGTGCGAGAAACAGTCCTCTGTTGGGTCGATTCCTCACCGACCGTCAGCTCACCGTCAACACGGTGATGCTGAAACAGTGA
- a CDS encoding vWA domain-containing protein produces the protein MLPASTSKSTLSSQLRDRCVAVDLRQARRAPQRHGAMLVLIAIMMFLFLIVVAFSIDIAQMHLSRTELRSSTDAAANAAATTLADTLDRNEAVRRGQQIAQANLVNGQPLLLADRDFQFGRSERQADGKYAFTSGQAPFNGVRVNGQRTTGSLSGPVPLFFGNITGTSIFEPEAFATATYVERDITLVVDRSGSMSGSRFNDLRGAIQIFTDLLATTPVDEQIGLASYNDRASEDVQLTENFAEITNAMDGLRTGGFTSISRGMQAGQAIALRGRPPEFVERTMIVMTDGRHNRGIEPRVVATDLAADGVTIHTITFGAGADFGRMQDVARIGGGRHFHATNGDQLREIYREIALTLGTVLTE, from the coding sequence ATGCTTCCCGCCTCCACTTCCAAGTCGACGCTGTCCAGTCAACTTCGCGATCGTTGCGTCGCCGTCGATCTCCGTCAAGCTCGACGTGCACCGCAACGTCACGGGGCGATGCTGGTGCTCATCGCGATCATGATGTTCTTGTTCCTGATCGTCGTCGCATTCTCGATCGATATCGCTCAGATGCACTTGTCGCGAACCGAACTGCGATCCTCGACCGATGCGGCAGCCAATGCGGCCGCAACGACTTTGGCCGACACACTGGATCGCAACGAAGCCGTTCGACGTGGCCAACAAATCGCTCAAGCCAATTTGGTCAACGGACAACCTCTTCTGCTGGCTGATCGCGACTTTCAGTTTGGGCGATCCGAACGTCAAGCCGATGGCAAGTACGCGTTCACCTCCGGGCAAGCCCCATTCAACGGCGTCCGAGTCAACGGTCAACGCACCACTGGATCTTTGTCTGGGCCAGTCCCATTGTTCTTCGGAAACATCACAGGAACATCGATCTTCGAACCCGAAGCATTCGCTACGGCAACCTATGTCGAACGAGACATCACGCTGGTGGTTGACCGCAGCGGCTCGATGAGCGGCAGTCGTTTCAATGATTTGCGAGGCGCCATTCAGATCTTCACCGACTTGCTCGCGACCACACCGGTGGATGAACAAATCGGGCTGGCGTCGTACAACGACCGTGCCAGCGAAGACGTACAGCTGACCGAAAACTTCGCCGAGATCACAAACGCGATGGACGGCCTGCGAACCGGCGGCTTCACCAGTATTTCCCGTGGCATGCAAGCTGGCCAAGCGATTGCACTGCGTGGTCGACCACCCGAATTTGTCGAACGCACGATGATTGTGATGACCGATGGCCGACACAATCGTGGCATTGAACCACGAGTCGTTGCCACTGATCTCGCAGCGGACGGCGTCACGATTCACACCATCACCTTTGGTGCCGGAGCCGACTTTGGCCGGATGCAAGATGTGGCACGAATTGGCGGCGGACGTCACTTCCACGCCACCAATGGCGATCAACTACGAGAGATCTACCGAGAGATTGCCCTGACACTCGGAACGGTTCTGACGGAATAG
- a CDS encoding TadE family protein: MQSPTRSHHRLSKPNSRQGAVAVEFAIVVPLLFLFFFAGFEFMRVAMVRHTVDNAVYEGARVGIIPGGTNAEIRAEATRILGTIGIDEFTLDVEPANITDATEDITVRVTVPLDRNTYVPAQYFLGEEMQRELTMRREGR; encoded by the coding sequence ATGCAATCGCCAACACGTTCTCACCATCGCCTCTCCAAACCGAATTCTCGGCAAGGTGCAGTTGCGGTCGAATTCGCCATCGTCGTCCCGTTGCTGTTCCTGTTCTTCTTCGCAGGTTTTGAATTCATGCGAGTGGCGATGGTTCGCCACACCGTCGACAACGCTGTCTACGAAGGCGCCCGCGTCGGGATCATTCCCGGTGGAACCAACGCCGAAATCCGAGCCGAAGCGACACGCATCCTTGGCACCATCGGAATCGATGAATTCACGCTCGATGTCGAACCAGCGAACATCACCGATGCAACGGAAGACATTACCGTTCGCGTGACTGTGCCGTTGGATCGCAACACCTACGTCCCCGCCCAATACTTCTTGGGTGAGGAGATGCAACGAGAATTGACGATGCGTCGCGAAGGCCGTTAG
- a CDS encoding sulfatase family protein — translation MALRSSEWLCGVVTLVCVMGTSPVVFGDEAKRPNVILVMADDLGYAQTGYFEHPLLKTPELDRLASGGLRLDRFYAASAVCSPTRASVLTGRSPERTGVPSHGHALRHQERSIATAIRKAGYVTGHFGKWHLNGLRGPGVPVLGEDRFHPGRFGFDVWLSVTNFFDRDPLMSRRGKFEAFEGDSSEVIVEEALDFASRSARSQQPFFAVVWYGTPHSPFVASDDDMQALVDAGGDADEKAKLQKIVDGMDDESRNHYGELVAMDRSLGTLRAGLERLRVLDNTLIWFCSDNGGLSGIEPSTTAPLRGHKSQLYEGGLRVPCVLHWPDQIQAGRISRVPACATDIAPTLVDLLDLPDDSLIKPVDGISLLPLIQGVGEAVVSLREKPIGFRFRGNSAVVDNRWKLIRETRKQKGKSVTSEQLYQLDEDVSESKDVTGDYPEIATRLSEWLAEWNDSVDDSVSGLDYPEGSVNPDHAEPKFWADDSRYEVFLDEWRERPEYQSFLKTRLGK, via the coding sequence ATGGCATTGAGGTCGAGTGAATGGTTGTGTGGCGTCGTGACTCTGGTTTGCGTCATGGGGACGAGCCCAGTTGTTTTTGGCGATGAGGCCAAGCGTCCCAATGTTATCCTGGTGATGGCGGATGATCTGGGATACGCGCAGACGGGGTACTTTGAACATCCGTTGCTGAAGACGCCTGAGCTCGATCGATTGGCATCCGGTGGATTGCGTCTGGATCGGTTTTATGCGGCCTCAGCAGTTTGTTCGCCGACACGAGCGAGTGTGTTGACGGGGCGGTCACCCGAGCGAACCGGCGTGCCTTCGCATGGTCATGCTTTGCGACATCAAGAGCGATCAATCGCGACTGCGATTCGGAAGGCGGGCTATGTCACCGGGCATTTTGGCAAGTGGCATCTCAACGGCCTTCGCGGTCCGGGAGTTCCGGTTTTGGGCGAGGATCGATTCCATCCCGGGCGGTTTGGGTTCGATGTTTGGTTGTCGGTCACCAATTTCTTTGATCGTGATCCGTTGATGAGTCGGCGTGGAAAGTTTGAAGCCTTCGAAGGCGACTCGTCCGAAGTGATCGTGGAAGAAGCGTTGGATTTCGCGTCACGATCGGCACGGTCTCAACAACCGTTCTTCGCGGTGGTTTGGTATGGCACCCCGCACAGTCCGTTTGTGGCATCTGATGACGACATGCAGGCGTTGGTCGACGCGGGCGGGGACGCGGATGAAAAGGCAAAGTTGCAGAAGATCGTCGATGGAATGGATGACGAATCCCGCAATCACTATGGCGAATTGGTGGCCATGGATCGAAGTCTGGGAACTCTGAGAGCAGGGTTGGAGCGATTGCGAGTGCTGGACAACACGCTGATCTGGTTCTGCAGTGACAATGGTGGTTTGTCAGGCATCGAACCATCGACGACGGCTCCGTTGCGAGGACACAAGTCGCAGCTTTACGAGGGTGGGCTGCGCGTGCCTTGTGTGTTGCACTGGCCCGATCAGATTCAGGCGGGTCGCATCAGTCGGGTTCCAGCTTGTGCGACTGACATCGCGCCGACGCTGGTGGATTTGCTGGACTTGCCGGATGACTCTCTAATCAAGCCGGTCGACGGAATCAGCTTGCTGCCTCTGATTCAAGGCGTGGGTGAGGCTGTGGTGTCGCTTCGCGAAAAACCGATCGGGTTTCGTTTTCGCGGCAATTCGGCGGTGGTCGACAACCGGTGGAAGTTGATTCGCGAAACGCGAAAGCAGAAGGGGAAATCGGTGACGAGCGAACAGTTGTATCAACTGGACGAAGATGTCAGCGAAAGCAAAGACGTGACCGGAGACTACCCGGAAATTGCAACGCGTTTGAGCGAGTGGTTGGCCGAATGGAATGACTCCGTCGATGACAGCGTGTCGGGATTGGATTATCCCGAAGGCAGCGTGAATCCAGACCACGCTGAACCGAAGTTTTGGGCCGACGATTCGCGTTACGAAGTGTTTCTGGACGAGTGGCGTGAGCGACCGGAGTATCAATCGTTCTTGAAGACTCGGTTGGGAAAGTGA
- a CDS encoding alpha/beta hydrolase: MAQKTGYAEEANSVVAHRDLVFAEIEGEEDRQIQLDLFVPAMSQPPPLVVWIHGGGWRNGSRRNPKLMEVTEKGYALASLSYRFSKEAIFPAQVHDCKAAIRWLRANAERYGYNADWIAVAGSSAGGHLALLLGTSGDIAELESEIGGNLDQSSRVQAVIDYYGPSDFVLRGKTQPERAYTDQSGSYALLGGKDGKVPESMERLASPAAYVSSDDPPLLIFHGTADKTVLLDQSERMVELYEPLGLDVELIQHEGAGHGGKQFFSGDSLQRAIEFLNAHRPG; the protein is encoded by the coding sequence ATGGCGCAGAAGACCGGCTATGCCGAGGAAGCGAATTCGGTGGTGGCGCATCGCGACCTGGTTTTTGCGGAGATCGAAGGCGAGGAAGATCGCCAGATTCAGTTGGACTTGTTTGTTCCGGCCATGTCACAGCCTCCGCCTCTTGTGGTGTGGATTCATGGCGGTGGATGGCGAAATGGATCGCGGCGGAACCCGAAGCTGATGGAAGTGACTGAAAAAGGATATGCACTGGCCAGTCTGAGTTACCGCTTCTCAAAAGAGGCAATCTTCCCGGCTCAGGTTCACGATTGCAAAGCGGCGATTCGTTGGTTGCGAGCCAATGCGGAACGGTATGGCTACAACGCGGACTGGATCGCGGTGGCGGGCAGCTCCGCTGGAGGTCACCTAGCTCTGTTGTTAGGAACGTCAGGCGACATTGCTGAATTGGAAAGCGAGATCGGTGGCAACCTTGATCAATCTTCTCGTGTGCAGGCCGTGATCGACTACTACGGCCCATCCGATTTCGTCTTGCGAGGGAAGACTCAACCCGAGCGAGCGTACACGGATCAGTCCGGCAGCTACGCGTTGCTGGGCGGCAAAGACGGGAAGGTTCCAGAATCCATGGAACGATTGGCCAGCCCGGCAGCCTATGTGTCTTCCGATGACCCGCCGCTATTGATCTTTCACGGAACAGCGGACAAGACGGTTCTGTTGGATCAAAGCGAACGGATGGTTGAATTGTACGAGCCACTTGGTCTGGACGTGGAATTGATCCAGCACGAGGGTGCAGGCCACGGCGGCAAGCAATTCTTCTCAGGAGATTCCCTGCAGCGAGCGATCGAGTTTTTGAACGCTCATCGACCTGGTTGA
- a CDS encoding aminotransferase class V-fold PLP-dependent enzyme, giving the protein MNDTRHEPWLIRSDLNFLNHGSFGATPRCVIEDQRHWQTLLEEDPIEFLAPERSLLPKLNFVRQTVADEIHASPPDIAFVRNATEGVNAVVRSWPLQPGDEILVTNHGYNACINAVAQAADAAGASVVTATIPFPIRDPDEVVQAIEQSITPKTKWMLIDHVTSPTGIVLPIAELIELAHSKNIRVMVDGAHAPGMLPLNLSELQPDYYTANHHKWWCGPKVSGFLYVDQDCQDDVLPSIISHGANTEGYGPSKFQSQFNWPGTFDPSPLLALPTAIDFLASLHPTEDSNRLAGLMRHNHQLAVAGRRIILERFNLSEPAPESMLGSLATVPIPSWANHSPDQIQAIRTSLRDEHRFELPVFRFDATNVCLRISAQAYNKLEQYERLADAVAGLS; this is encoded by the coding sequence TTGAACGACACCAGACATGAACCATGGCTGATCCGCAGTGACCTGAATTTCCTCAATCACGGCTCCTTTGGAGCGACACCGCGTTGCGTGATCGAAGACCAACGGCATTGGCAGACTCTCTTAGAAGAGGATCCCATCGAGTTCCTGGCACCGGAACGGTCACTGCTACCCAAATTAAATTTCGTTCGTCAAACCGTTGCCGATGAGATCCATGCGTCACCTCCAGACATCGCGTTTGTTCGCAATGCCACCGAAGGAGTCAACGCCGTCGTGCGTTCGTGGCCACTGCAACCGGGCGACGAAATCTTGGTGACCAACCACGGTTACAACGCCTGCATCAACGCAGTCGCGCAAGCCGCTGATGCAGCGGGTGCGTCGGTGGTCACCGCAACGATTCCGTTCCCCATTCGCGATCCCGATGAAGTGGTGCAGGCGATCGAGCAGAGCATCACGCCCAAGACCAAGTGGATGCTGATCGACCATGTGACCAGCCCCACAGGGATCGTCCTGCCGATTGCCGAGTTGATTGAACTGGCGCACTCCAAAAACATTCGCGTGATGGTCGACGGGGCTCACGCACCTGGAATGCTGCCCCTGAACCTCAGCGAATTGCAGCCCGACTACTACACCGCGAATCATCACAAATGGTGGTGCGGACCAAAGGTGTCTGGTTTTCTGTATGTCGACCAAGACTGCCAAGACGACGTGCTACCGTCCATCATCAGCCATGGCGCGAACACGGAAGGTTACGGCCCGAGCAAATTCCAAAGCCAATTCAATTGGCCCGGAACCTTCGACCCGTCGCCTCTGCTGGCTCTCCCAACCGCAATCGACTTTCTGGCGAGTTTGCATCCAACGGAAGATTCCAATCGACTGGCCGGACTGATGCGGCACAACCATCAACTGGCCGTCGCGGGGCGGCGCATCATTTTGGAGAGATTCAACCTTTCGGAACCCGCACCGGAGTCGATGCTAGGAAGTCTCGCGACGGTTCCGATTCCGTCTTGGGCGAATCACTCGCCGGATCAAATTCAAGCCATCCGGACATCACTGCGGGACGAGCATCGCTTTGAACTTCCTGTGTTCCGCTTCGATGCGACGAACGTCTGCTTGAGAATTTCAGCGCAGGCCTACAACAAACTGGAACAATACGAACGTCTCGCAGACGCGGTTGCCGGCTTGTCGTAA
- a CDS encoding acyltransferase family protein — MHATHLRLNQADSAESAPQNNNLLGLDAVRAWAAVGVVMLHACVPYSDPDVPGLTWATTDTPHMGLTALMWAIEIVIMPIFLVMAGFLAFRSMSSRGPLATLKSRTRRLGWPFLLAVIFLIPVDLYAWLLGWLADGVITPRQMRALKFAEGQDEHLWGLSHLWFLQYLILYIAVLAGAWKWLQRIDPARAFRVGMPLTMLAAVLVLCIHPEVVWGFQHAFLPVPSKWLYSGCAFAMGVLIAHADSNLVWLRQIAGRTCGPSVMLCVATTVLGIWVLRQTSSSDVNQASAFPVVVSPITWTSLALLTVASATGVSLTLIGMACRLVKKIDPITQRLATASFAIYLLHHPILVLFHVAAKHGLPTVSPVFKMALGTTVAVWIPVGMHFVLRGVMARRASKNTSQSGQETPSILPMPMASETLPSERRLAG, encoded by the coding sequence ATGCACGCGACTCACCTTCGACTGAATCAAGCGGATTCTGCCGAATCGGCTCCCCAGAATAACAACCTGCTCGGCCTGGATGCCGTGCGGGCGTGGGCTGCCGTTGGAGTTGTGATGTTGCACGCGTGCGTGCCCTACTCCGATCCCGATGTTCCTGGCCTGACCTGGGCGACAACCGACACACCTCACATGGGTCTGACGGCGCTGATGTGGGCGATCGAGATTGTCATCATGCCAATATTCTTGGTGATGGCTGGGTTTCTGGCGTTTCGAAGCATGTCCTCGCGAGGACCGCTGGCGACTTTGAAATCCAGAACTCGACGATTGGGTTGGCCATTTCTTTTAGCAGTCATTTTCTTGATCCCGGTCGACCTCTACGCGTGGTTGTTGGGTTGGTTGGCGGATGGCGTGATCACGCCTCGCCAGATGCGAGCATTGAAATTTGCCGAGGGACAGGATGAGCATCTTTGGGGATTGTCTCATCTCTGGTTCCTGCAGTACTTGATCCTCTACATCGCCGTTCTCGCAGGTGCTTGGAAGTGGTTGCAACGAATCGATCCGGCACGTGCCTTTCGGGTCGGCATGCCGCTAACCATGTTGGCTGCGGTGTTGGTGTTGTGCATTCATCCTGAAGTCGTGTGGGGATTCCAACACGCCTTTTTGCCGGTCCCTTCAAAGTGGTTGTACAGCGGTTGCGCCTTCGCGATGGGAGTGCTGATCGCACATGCGGATTCCAACCTGGTTTGGCTGAGGCAGATTGCAGGAAGAACTTGCGGTCCCAGTGTCATGCTTTGCGTTGCAACGACGGTCTTGGGCATTTGGGTGCTTCGGCAGACATCGTCCAGTGACGTCAACCAAGCGTCAGCGTTTCCGGTTGTGGTCAGTCCAATCACTTGGACGTCGCTCGCGTTGCTCACCGTCGCCAGTGCCACGGGTGTATCGCTGACACTGATTGGAATGGCGTGCAGGTTGGTGAAGAAGATTGATCCGATCACGCAACGATTGGCGACCGCATCCTTTGCGATCTACTTGTTGCATCATCCCATTTTGGTGCTGTTCCATGTCGCAGCCAAGCATGGCCTGCCCACGGTTTCGCCGGTGTTCAAAATGGCCCTTGGAACCACGGTGGCGGTATGGATTCCTGTGGGGATGCACTTCGTTCTTCGTGGCGTGATGGCTCGACGGGCTTCGAAGAATACCTCGCAAAGCGGTCAAGAGACCCCGTCTATTTTGCCGATGCCAATGGCCTCGGAGACATTGCCGTCGGAGCGGCGTTTGGCTGGCTAG
- a CDS encoding Fpg/Nei family DNA glycosylase gives MPELPEVETMCRGISPIIGREIERVELPPCHCRPMTIEPSVSIINRRLRGRLIVAIQRRGKRVMLCLDDQSRLVIEPRMTGLVLLADPPDPDHLRLRIQFRPPHESPENPPTESPTELLVWDRRGLGTIRWMDDSDYREKVDSRLGPDAMCVTIAELRQNLATSKRPIKVALLDQSAVAGIGNLYAAEILFLAGVDPRTRCDRLTKPQWERIHPAITLVLQDAINHEGSTLSDGTYRNALNNPGNYQNMHRVYDREHLACPRCEDGVIRRIVQAQRATFFCPGCQRKSGRHPSVCS, from the coding sequence ATGCCGGAGTTGCCGGAAGTCGAAACGATGTGCCGCGGCATCTCACCAATCATCGGCCGCGAAATCGAGCGGGTTGAACTGCCGCCCTGCCATTGCCGACCGATGACGATCGAACCCTCGGTCAGCATCATCAACCGCCGCCTACGTGGCCGACTCATCGTGGCGATTCAGCGACGTGGCAAGCGGGTGATGCTGTGCTTGGATGATCAATCGAGGCTTGTGATCGAGCCCCGCATGACGGGGCTGGTGTTGCTCGCCGATCCGCCGGACCCAGACCACCTGCGACTTCGAATTCAGTTTCGACCTCCGCACGAATCGCCGGAGAATCCGCCCACGGAATCCCCTACTGAACTGCTGGTTTGGGACCGTCGCGGATTGGGAACCATTCGCTGGATGGACGATAGTGACTACCGCGAAAAAGTCGATTCGCGGCTGGGACCGGATGCAATGTGCGTCACTATCGCAGAACTTCGTCAGAATCTGGCGACCTCCAAACGCCCGATCAAAGTGGCATTGCTGGATCAATCGGCCGTCGCAGGGATTGGTAACTTGTACGCGGCGGAAATCCTATTTCTGGCCGGCGTCGATCCTCGAACACGTTGCGATCGGCTGACCAAACCGCAGTGGGAACGCATTCACCCGGCGATCACGTTGGTGCTACAAGATGCCATCAACCACGAAGGCAGCACACTGAGCGACGGGACTTATCGCAACGCGTTGAACAATCCAGGCAACTACCAAAACATGCACCGGGTTTATGATCGTGAACACCTGGCATGCCCGCGATGCGAGGATGGCGTGATCCGACGAATCGTCCAAGCTCAGCGGGCAACGTTCTTTTGCCCGGGATGTCAACGCAAAAGCGGTCGGCATCCCAGCGTTTGTAGTTGA
- a CDS encoding 6-phosphofructokinase: MAELAHHNLDIKRVAILFAGGPAPAANAVISTAAFSFLEEGAQVFGIKHGYSRLAEYTAAGPLQEGADYIRFTHDSLTHARSSRGIMIGTARTNPGKHVSSPEHLKDPELVAPLRRVYEGLCSLEVDALISIGGDDTLKTANKLKMFQDNLPGDARRFPVVHLPKTIDNDYSGIDFTFGFFTAVETLAEEIRNLNYDAAAGRAYFLCEAMGRSAGWLAYGAAIAGEASMVLSVEDITGALADEEVVNQDTGETRKIMAMERVIDRMVDMMMAREREGRQYGTIVIAEGMAEYLPSKYLEGVTRDDHGHINISLVNLSAVMSRLLAARYNERTGRTRKVNGLQMGYESRCAPPHAYDVMLGSQLGVGAYRALVEEKLNGVMVSVSGQFDLHFVPFEELVDPQTLVTKVRFIEQSSDFHRLARFLETCVDN, encoded by the coding sequence GTGGCTGAGCTCGCTCATCACAATTTGGATATCAAACGCGTCGCGATCTTGTTCGCCGGCGGACCCGCTCCCGCCGCCAACGCGGTCATCAGCACCGCAGCGTTTTCGTTCCTGGAAGAAGGTGCTCAGGTCTTCGGCATCAAACACGGGTACAGCCGTTTGGCGGAGTACACCGCTGCCGGACCGTTGCAAGAAGGTGCCGACTACATTCGGTTCACACACGATTCGCTGACCCATGCTCGCAGCAGCCGTGGCATCATGATCGGAACCGCTCGGACCAACCCGGGCAAACACGTCAGCAGTCCCGAGCATTTGAAAGATCCGGAGTTGGTCGCTCCGCTTCGCCGAGTCTACGAAGGTCTGTGCTCGCTGGAAGTCGACGCGTTGATCTCGATCGGCGGTGATGACACGCTGAAGACCGCCAACAAACTCAAGATGTTCCAAGACAACCTGCCCGGAGACGCGCGTCGTTTCCCAGTGGTTCACTTGCCCAAGACGATCGACAACGATTACTCAGGCATTGATTTCACGTTCGGCTTCTTCACCGCCGTGGAAACTTTGGCCGAAGAGATTCGTAACTTGAACTACGACGCTGCCGCGGGCCGTGCGTATTTCCTGTGCGAAGCCATGGGCCGCAGCGCCGGTTGGTTGGCGTACGGTGCCGCGATTGCCGGCGAAGCCAGCATGGTGCTCAGCGTCGAAGACATCACCGGCGCACTGGCTGACGAAGAAGTCGTCAATCAAGACACCGGTGAAACTCGCAAGATCATGGCGATGGAACGAGTGATCGATCGCATGGTCGACATGATGATGGCTCGCGAACGGGAAGGTCGCCAATACGGCACGATCGTGATCGCCGAAGGCATGGCCGAGTACTTGCCATCAAAGTATCTCGAAGGAGTCACCCGCGACGACCATGGTCACATCAACATCTCGTTGGTGAACCTCTCCGCGGTCATGTCTCGATTGCTGGCCGCTCGCTACAACGAGCGAACCGGCCGGACTCGCAAGGTGAACGGCTTGCAAATGGGATACGAATCTCGTTGTGCACCGCCACACGCTTACGATGTCATGTTGGGATCGCAACTGGGCGTGGGTGCTTACCGAGCTTTGGTGGAAGAGAAACTCAATGGTGTGATGGTTTCGGTTTCGGGCCAATTCGATTTGCACTTCGTGCCATTCGAAGAGCTGGTCGATCCGCAAACTTTGGTCACCAAAGTTCGATTCATCGAGCAAAGCTCTGACTTCCATCGTCTGGCACGGTTCCTAGAAACCTGCGTCGACAACTGA